CCGCGCCTTTACCGGCTGGGGCGCTAACATAAGCGGTGAATTTGCATTCAGAAAGTTCCAGCACGATGATGGCGAAAAGACCGTATTAGGCAAAACCGGTAATTACGATGGCGATGATGTATTGAACATTTTACTGGAACACAAACAAACCGCTACTTACATTACCCGCAAAATATACCGCTATTTCGTAAACGATGTGCCCGATGAAGCGCATGTAACGTGGCTGGCTGATCGCTTTTACCACAACTACGATATTAAAGAGTTGATGAAGGACATCTTTACCAGCGATTGGTTTTACGATGCCAAAAACATTGGCTGCCGGATAAAATCACCTGTTGAACTCATCGTTGGTATTCGCCGGGCATTGCCCATGAAGCTGGAAAATGAACAGGTGCAATTATTATTACAACGGTTACTGGGTCAGGTCTTATTCTACCCACCCAACGTGGCCGGCTGGCCAGGTGGTAAAAACTGGATCGATAGTTCTTCCCTGATGTTCCGCCTGCGCATTCCACAATTAATTTCTGATAATGATGAAGTAGGCCTTGCGCCCAAAGACGATGACGACCAAATGATGGGCATGAAAGACATGGCCGGAAAAGGTATGGGTAAAATGGGCAAAAAAGGCGGACAGGTTATTTCTGCAGCAGTTGACTGGGAAACCTATTTAAACAAGTTTGAAAAAGTTCCGCGCGAAAAATTATTGAGTGCAATCTCAGGCATCCTTATACAGGGCGCTACCCCGGTTGATGAAAAAATATTAAGTAAGTATGTAGATTCATCAAGCAGGGAAAGCTACATTAAAAGCGCTACGATACAATTAATGAGTACTCCTGAATACCAGTTGTGTTAATATCGAATATTGAATGTAGAACGTCGAATATCGAAGTGAGAAAGAACTATGAACCTGAAACTTAAAACTTTGAACTCGAAACTTTGAACTTATTTTATGCTTATAAAAAGAAAAGAATTTATACAACTAGGCTCACTGGCTACTGCATCCTTGATGCTGCCAAAATTTTTAAAGGCATTTGAAAAACCAGCCCTGGTTCCACCAGGAAACAAAGTGGTAGTGGTAATGCAATTAAGTGGCGGTAACGATGGGTTGAATACCGTAATACCTGTACGTAACGATATTTACTATAAATCGCGGCCCCGCCTGGGCATTACAAAAGAGCAGGCTTTATTGGTAACCGATGAAGTGGGGCTGCACCCGGCATTAACCGGTTTTAAAGACCTGTACAACGATGGCAGCCTGGGCATTCTTAACAGCGTGGGTTATCCCAATCCCGACAGATCGCACTTCAGAAGTATGGACATCTGGCACAGCGCCAGCAACAGCAATGAATATGTATATACCGGTTGGTTAGGCCGCTATCTCGATGCACAGTGTGCAGGCTGCGACAAACCAACCCAGGCACTGGAAATTGATGATGTGTTAAGTTTGGCCATGAAGGGTGAACATGTAAAAGGACTGGCCATGAAAGATCCCCGCCGGTTATTTAATTCCTCAAACGAAAAATATTTTAAGGAAGTAGCTGCCAGCCATGCTGTTGACAGCGATGAAAAACCGGTTGATTATTTATACAAAACAATGGCCGAAACGGTAAGCAGTGCGGATTACATTTTTAAACAAAGCCGCCTTCACCCCAGCAGTACCGAATATCCTAAAACTGATATAGCTAATAGTCTGAAGACAATCGCCAGCCTTATTTTTTCCGACATCAATACCAAAGTATATTATTTATCACTGGGAAGTTTTGATACCCACGTAGGACAGGAAGGACAGCAAAAAAGATTGTTCACCGAAATGAACGATGCCATTACTGCTTTTGTAAAAGACCTTAAAAGCAATAACCGTTTTCAGGATGTAATGCTAATGACCTTTTCAGAGTTTGGCCGGCGCGTTTCACAAAACGCCAGTGGGGGTACCGATCATGGCACGGCTAATAACATGTTCCTGATAAGTGGGGGTTTACAACAAAAAGGGGTGTTAAATGCAATGCCCGATCTGGCAGATCTGCAGGAAGGCGATCTTAAATATAAAGTAGATTTCAAAAATGTATACGCAACAATCCTGAATAAGTGGCTGCAGGCAGATGATAAGAAAATATTAGGCAGCCAGTATGATTACCTGAACTTTATTTAATCAGCCACATAAGTCAAATGAGTCATATTACCTGGCTCATTTGACT
The Niastella koreensis GR20-10 genome window above contains:
- a CDS encoding DUF1800 domain-containing protein, encoding MIVTPQLKNQHLLWRAGFGPMAEEYQQLATATNKSYINSLFKASAKGPEMIDVADNAFKGLMMGVKEVSNAQKRDLDEGQRRKMRQQSREDIKSLNITWLNQMVNSEQQLREKMALFWHGHFASRNLNILYQQQLLDIIRQNALGNFGDLLREVSKSASMLNFLNNNQNKKGHPNENFAREVMELFTMGRGNYTENDIKEAARAFTGWGANISGEFAFRKFQHDDGEKTVLGKTGNYDGDDVLNILLEHKQTATYITRKIYRYFVNDVPDEAHVTWLADRFYHNYDIKELMKDIFTSDWFYDAKNIGCRIKSPVELIVGIRRALPMKLENEQVQLLLQRLLGQVLFYPPNVAGWPGGKNWIDSSSLMFRLRIPQLISDNDEVGLAPKDDDDQMMGMKDMAGKGMGKMGKKGGQVISAAVDWETYLNKFEKVPREKLLSAISGILIQGATPVDEKILSKYVDSSSRESYIKSATIQLMSTPEYQLC
- a CDS encoding DUF1501 domain-containing protein — protein: MLIKRKEFIQLGSLATASLMLPKFLKAFEKPALVPPGNKVVVVMQLSGGNDGLNTVIPVRNDIYYKSRPRLGITKEQALLVTDEVGLHPALTGFKDLYNDGSLGILNSVGYPNPDRSHFRSMDIWHSASNSNEYVYTGWLGRYLDAQCAGCDKPTQALEIDDVLSLAMKGEHVKGLAMKDPRRLFNSSNEKYFKEVAASHAVDSDEKPVDYLYKTMAETVSSADYIFKQSRLHPSSTEYPKTDIANSLKTIASLIFSDINTKVYYLSLGSFDTHVGQEGQQKRLFTEMNDAITAFVKDLKSNNRFQDVMLMTFSEFGRRVSQNASGGTDHGTANNMFLISGGLQQKGVLNAMPDLADLQEGDLKYKVDFKNVYATILNKWLQADDKKILGSQYDYLNFI